The following proteins are encoded in a genomic region of Paenibacillus sp. FSL R7-0273:
- a CDS encoding ABC transporter permease — translation MKEINWSQFWSTFKKTYSIYLVLLALFIVCSFANPNFLSVNNLTNISTQLAVTTILAFGQTLLIISGMLDLSQGSVLALSGVFAVSAYKATGSFTVAIITGIMTGIVCNILNAVMVSTFKTPPFIATLAMLTMARGVALLFTKGQNILQLGDFTVLGQGSIGFVPIPVIFLIIFAVITWYILRHTKFGRSLFAVGGNEEAAVASGINVHKVKYTAFIINGIFVGMAGILFMSRVNAGLPNGAINYEFTALTAAIIGGTSFSGGIGSAGGTLAGAFIVGFLDNIMNLTNVDSYMQQIIRGAIIALAVIYDIHSKNRRTKSTLGRIEDKGIRRKGKGITESHK, via the coding sequence CTTTTGCTAATCCGAACTTTTTATCGGTTAATAATCTGACCAATATCTCCACGCAGCTTGCGGTTACAACCATTCTGGCCTTCGGCCAGACGCTGCTGATTATCAGCGGGATGCTTGATTTATCACAGGGCTCCGTACTGGCGCTTTCCGGTGTTTTTGCAGTATCTGCCTATAAAGCTACCGGTTCGTTCACAGTTGCTATCATTACCGGCATAATGACCGGTATCGTCTGCAACATCCTCAATGCCGTTATGGTCAGCACCTTCAAGACACCTCCCTTTATCGCTACGCTTGCTATGCTGACTATGGCCCGCGGGGTAGCACTCCTCTTTACAAAAGGCCAGAACATTCTTCAGCTGGGCGATTTCACTGTACTAGGCCAAGGCTCCATCGGCTTTGTCCCGATTCCCGTTATCTTCCTGATTATCTTCGCGGTTATTACCTGGTATATCCTGCGGCATACCAAATTCGGGCGTTCGCTTTTCGCCGTGGGCGGCAATGAAGAAGCCGCAGTAGCCTCAGGAATTAACGTGCACAAGGTCAAATATACCGCCTTTATCATCAACGGGATTTTTGTAGGCATGGCCGGCATTCTCTTTATGTCCCGGGTCAACGCAGGGCTTCCCAACGGCGCAATCAATTATGAGTTCACAGCGCTGACCGCAGCGATCATCGGGGGCACCAGCTTCTCCGGGGGCATCGGTTCGGCGGGCGGCACACTGGCCGGGGCCTTTATCGTCGGCTTCCTCGATAACATCATGAACCTGACCAATGTTGACTCCTATATGCAGCAGATTATCCGCGGCGCCATCATCGCCCTGGCGGTTATCTATGATATCCATTCCAAAAACCGCAGAACCAAAAGCACACTGGGCCGGATCGAAGATAAGGGCATCCGCAGGAAGGGGAAGGGCATTACAGAAAGCCATAAATGA
- a CDS encoding sugar ABC transporter substrate-binding protein produces the protein MKKTLLTMVSMLLVTGMLAGCGNSDKANSANGGEKANSGDKVYKIAYIARAQSDSFAAWLANAVKEEAKKYPDIKLEIFDGQANDDKENSMIENAITNKFDLVIVQPNNGEAQRPYVEKVIKDGKFAITKNARITGIEGASSVDADPYEQAGVNARAALDQIPQNAKVVVLNGPSGNFHADKRRESWQKEFFDKRPDVQIVGEQIANWNKDEAMKYMEDWVQANDKIDAVISMNDNMAAGAIEAVKDNSKFDGMLAYGVDGTLEAFQLIKEGKMTSTCLQNAFELAEKLLDTSSKLLTGAEKQVDTDIGNPLITKDNVDEYIALLEKAEALK, from the coding sequence ATGAAAAAAACTCTATTAACTATGGTTTCAATGCTGCTTGTAACGGGAATGCTGGCAGGCTGCGGAAATTCGGATAAGGCAAACTCTGCGAACGGCGGAGAAAAGGCAAACAGCGGTGATAAGGTCTATAAAATTGCTTATATCGCTCGTGCCCAGTCCGATTCGTTCGCTGCCTGGCTGGCCAATGCGGTGAAGGAGGAAGCGAAGAAGTATCCGGACATCAAGCTGGAGATCTTCGACGGCCAGGCTAATGATGACAAGGAAAATTCCATGATCGAGAATGCTATTACCAATAAATTTGACCTGGTTATCGTGCAGCCGAACAACGGTGAAGCACAGCGGCCTTATGTTGAAAAAGTAATCAAAGACGGCAAATTCGCAATCACAAAGAACGCGAGGATTACCGGAATTGAAGGCGCTTCCTCTGTGGACGCCGATCCGTACGAGCAAGCAGGCGTAAATGCCCGCGCCGCACTGGACCAGATCCCGCAAAATGCCAAGGTTGTCGTTCTGAACGGACCCTCCGGCAACTTTCATGCCGACAAGCGCAGAGAGAGCTGGCAGAAGGAGTTTTTTGACAAACGTCCCGATGTACAGATCGTAGGTGAGCAGATAGCCAATTGGAACAAGGACGAAGCGATGAAATATATGGAGGACTGGGTGCAGGCGAACGACAAGATCGATGCGGTAATCTCCATGAACGACAACATGGCGGCAGGCGCGATCGAAGCAGTGAAGGACAATAGCAAATTTGATGGTATGCTGGCCTATGGGGTGGATGGAACCCTCGAGGCTTTCCAGCTGATTAAGGAAGGCAAAATGACCTCGACCTGCCTGCAGAACGCTTTTGAACTGGCCGAGAAGCTGCTGGATACGAGCAGCAAGCTGCTGACCGGAGCGGAAAAGCAGGTGGATACAGATATCGGCAACCCGCTTATTACCAAAGATAACGTAGACGAATATATCGCATTGCTTGAGAAAGCCGAAGCGCTGAAGTAA
- a CDS encoding NAD(P)-dependent alcohol dehydrogenase produces MKNRAFYMTELKKMEMREIELPVPSDGEVIVKLEYVGICGSDVHYLEHGRIGDFVVGGDFILGHECAGRVVELGSGVKQLKVGDRVALEPGITCGQCEFCKSGKYNLCPDVKFLATPPYHGCLMDYIAFPENMAFKLPDNVSSEEGALVEPLSVGLHAAAQGGIRLGDRVVILGAGCIGLVTLLACKAFGATDIVVVDIIEKRLEAAKRLGATQVINAREEDVLQVIAALTDGAGMDKVIETAGSEHTVKQTPYLVKRGGSIVLVGLAAKDIIDFDFMQIMFKEADIKSVFRYRNLYPAAIGAISGGKIDVKGIVTHEFSFEESQKAFDFVIDNKEEVVKAVIKMG; encoded by the coding sequence ATGAAGAACAGAGCATTTTATATGACCGAACTCAAGAAAATGGAAATGAGAGAAATAGAGCTGCCGGTGCCATCTGATGGCGAGGTTATCGTTAAGCTGGAGTATGTGGGCATTTGCGGCTCGGATGTGCATTATCTGGAGCATGGCCGGATTGGAGATTTTGTGGTCGGGGGGGATTTTATCCTGGGTCATGAATGCGCCGGCAGGGTGGTTGAGCTTGGCTCCGGGGTGAAGCAGCTCAAGGTCGGAGACCGGGTAGCGCTGGAGCCGGGAATTACCTGCGGCCAATGCGAGTTCTGCAAGAGCGGTAAATATAATCTTTGTCCTGATGTCAAATTCCTGGCAACCCCGCCTTACCATGGCTGTCTGATGGATTATATCGCATTCCCGGAAAATATGGCGTTCAAGCTGCCGGACAACGTGTCATCGGAAGAAGGAGCACTGGTTGAACCGCTTTCTGTGGGATTGCATGCTGCGGCGCAAGGCGGCATCCGGCTTGGTGACCGTGTCGTAATTCTGGGCGCAGGCTGTATCGGGCTTGTCACACTGCTGGCCTGCAAAGCCTTTGGGGCTACGGATATCGTCGTGGTGGACATTATAGAGAAGCGGCTGGAAGCGGCTAAGCGCCTGGGTGCCACACAGGTTATCAATGCAAGAGAGGAGGATGTGCTCCAGGTAATCGCTGCACTGACAGATGGAGCAGGTATGGATAAAGTGATCGAAACGGCCGGTAGTGAGCATACGGTAAAACAAACGCCTTATCTGGTTAAACGGGGCGGCAGCATAGTACTTGTAGGTCTTGCGGCCAAGGATATCATAGACTTTGATTTTATGCAGATTATGTTCAAGGAGGCGGATATTAAGTCGGTATTCCGTTACCGCAACCTGTATCCGGCCGCAATCGGGGCGATTTCAGGCGGCAAAATCGATGTCAAAGGCATCGTTACACACGAATTCAGCTTTGAAGAGTCTCAAAAGGCGTTTGATTTTGTCATCGATAACAAGGAAGAGGTTGTTAAGGCAGTCATCAAAATGGGGTAA
- a CDS encoding metal ABC transporter ATP-binding protein produces MEINNLNVDYFGNPVLENIDLNIPLGYSVGIIGPNGAGKSTFIKALLEVVKKRSGSVNINGTDISGWKRRIAYVPQKNDIDLSFPITVRNTVLTGTYPGLKLFRRPGKKEQETAERCMAMVDISDLANRQISNLSGGQLQRVFIARALAQQAELFFLDEPFVGIDLVSETIIVKLLKQLREEGKTVLVVHHDLHEVEDYFDKIIILNKKLIAFGDVKDTFTTENIRSAYGSSLGNVMIRGAGGGADD; encoded by the coding sequence ATCGAAATCAACAATTTGAACGTGGATTATTTCGGCAATCCGGTGCTGGAGAACATCGATTTGAATATCCCCCTAGGTTATTCTGTCGGCATCATCGGGCCGAACGGCGCTGGTAAATCAACCTTTATCAAGGCGCTGCTGGAGGTCGTCAAAAAACGGAGCGGATCTGTAAACATTAATGGAACGGACATATCCGGCTGGAAGCGGCGAATTGCCTATGTACCCCAAAAGAATGACATTGACCTGTCGTTCCCGATCACGGTACGCAATACGGTTTTGACAGGAACCTACCCTGGACTGAAGCTGTTCCGGCGGCCCGGTAAAAAGGAGCAGGAGACGGCTGAGCGGTGCATGGCTATGGTCGACATCAGTGATCTTGCGAACAGGCAGATCAGCAATTTGTCAGGCGGCCAGCTGCAGCGGGTCTTTATTGCCAGGGCACTCGCCCAGCAGGCGGAGCTCTTTTTTCTGGATGAGCCGTTTGTCGGCATTGATCTGGTCAGTGAGACCATCATCGTCAAGCTGCTGAAGCAGCTGCGTGAAGAGGGAAAGACGGTGCTCGTTGTGCATCATGACCTCCACGAGGTCGAGGACTATTTTGACAAAATTATCATTCTTAATAAGAAGCTCATTGCCTTCGGTGATGTGAAAGATACCTTTACCACTGAAAATATCCGCAGTGCATACGGCTCTTCACTTGGCAATGTGATGATCAGAGGGGCTGGGGGTGGCGCAGATGATTAA
- a CDS encoding metal ABC transporter permease → MINALSAWLDIPVYALNAGLSAVILGVVSGVLGSFIVLRKMSLMGDALSHAVLPGVALSYILGINILLGASLFGLLAAILIQFITSRSSIKSDTSIGIILSSFFALGIVLITFARSGLDLTHILFGNILAVPQSELTQSFIIMLAVIAIITLLYKELLISSFDPVVAKAYGLKTGFYHYLLMTLLSVVTVSSLSQVGIVLVIAMLVIPAATSYLWTKTLFHMILLASSAGAVSGIAGVIISFRYNLPTSATIVLTGMALFVISFILSPKNNFLRKGLKTQ, encoded by the coding sequence ATGATTAACGCTTTGTCAGCTTGGCTCGATATTCCGGTCTATGCGCTTAATGCCGGCTTGTCGGCGGTGATTCTGGGCGTTGTGTCGGGGGTGCTGGGCAGCTTTATCGTACTCCGCAAAATGTCGCTGATGGGCGACGCCTTATCACATGCTGTTCTTCCCGGTGTAGCGCTATCGTATATTCTGGGCATCAATATTCTGCTCGGAGCATCGCTGTTCGGACTGCTGGCAGCCATTCTGATTCAATTTATAACCAGCCGCAGCAGCATCAAAAGCGATACCTCCATCGGCATTATTCTCAGCTCCTTTTTTGCACTCGGCATTGTCCTGATTACCTTTGCAAGAAGCGGCCTGGATCTGACTCACATTCTGTTCGGCAATATTCTGGCCGTTCCGCAATCGGAGCTGACCCAATCCTTTATCATCATGCTGGCCGTTATCGCAATTATTACCTTGCTGTACAAGGAGCTGCTGATCAGCTCGTTTGATCCGGTGGTCGCCAAGGCCTATGGTCTGAAAACAGGCTTTTATCATTATCTGCTGATGACGCTGCTCTCTGTCGTTACGGTATCCTCCTTATCTCAGGTCGGTATTGTGCTGGTTATTGCAATGCTGGTCATACCGGCGGCCACCTCGTATTTATGGACGAAGACGCTGTTTCACATGATTCTGCTGGCTTCATCTGCCGGGGCGGTATCCGGGATTGCCGGTGTAATCATCAGCTTCCGATATAACCTGCCGACAAGCGCCACGATTGTTCTGACCGGAATGGCACTGTTCGTGATTTCCTTTATTTTATCGCCTAAAAACAATTTCCTGAGGAAAGGATTGAAGACTCAATGA
- a CDS encoding metal ABC transporter substrate-binding protein: MKKMLLLPLSLLLLLLAACSNTNNTSGGGDGDKLQIVATYSIIADMARNIAGDKAEVYSLVPVGTDPHMYDPLPADTSKVSGADLIFYNGLNLETGKGWFQDLLEVTDKTDAAFALTDAVTPIYLTEKGKESQVDPHAWLNLQNGILYADVITKQLIAADPDNEDYYLSNQEAYVKELNELDQYAKDAVQQIPQDKRILVTSEGAFKYFSQAYGLESAFIWEINTDSQGTPEQMNRIIGIIEDNSIPALFLETSVNPKTMETISAETGVPVHSKIFTDSVAKEGEEGDTYLGMMKWNIDKVVEGLSGQ; encoded by the coding sequence ATGAAAAAAATGCTGCTGCTTCCGCTGTCCCTGCTGCTTCTGCTGCTTGCCGCCTGCTCTAATACTAATAACACCAGCGGAGGTGGGGACGGGGATAAGCTGCAGATTGTAGCGACCTATTCTATCATCGCGGACATGGCAAGGAATATTGCCGGCGATAAAGCCGAGGTATACAGCCTGGTACCCGTAGGAACAGATCCGCATATGTACGATCCGCTGCCTGCTGACACCAGCAAGGTCTCGGGTGCAGATCTGATCTTCTATAACGGCTTGAATCTGGAGACAGGCAAGGGCTGGTTCCAGGATCTGCTCGAGGTAACGGATAAAACAGATGCCGCGTTTGCTCTGACCGATGCTGTGACTCCGATTTATCTGACGGAAAAGGGTAAGGAATCGCAGGTTGACCCGCATGCCTGGCTGAATCTCCAGAACGGCATTCTCTATGCCGATGTCATTACCAAACAGCTGATAGCAGCCGACCCGGATAACGAAGATTACTATCTCAGCAATCAGGAGGCCTACGTTAAAGAGCTGAACGAGCTGGACCAGTATGCAAAGGATGCGGTGCAGCAGATTCCTCAGGATAAACGGATACTGGTGACGAGTGAAGGCGCGTTTAAGTACTTTTCACAGGCCTATGGGCTAGAATCGGCTTTTATCTGGGAGATCAATACCGACAGCCAGGGAACCCCTGAGCAAATGAACCGCATTATCGGAATTATCGAGGATAACAGCATTCCTGCACTGTTCCTGGAGACAAGTGTCAATCCGAAAACAATGGAGACCATTTCTGCCGAAACGGGAGTGCCGGTTCACTCCAAGATCTTTACGGATTCAGTTGCCAAGGAGGGTGAAGAAGGGGATACCTACCTGGGCATGATGAAGTGGAATATCGATAAGGTGGTTGAAGGCTTGTCCGGGCAATAA
- a CDS encoding sialidase family protein: protein MTNFNFAVTSGVFAKFEPAIAVNLLLPQVMVAVAVDTTSGTPQTGVYRSLDGGANWTASTLPLPPGFTGAEAPYVAYGFPNTFVVTAHVFPGASDGTSVIYTSTDNGVTFSPPVIVNRGFGTYINNDETNVIIDVGQSSPYLGNIYVTYNHQFNVANGGNSTAFLSRSQDGGTTWNQPILLSSDADQVERPDVAVDLVGNVYAAWITVNPTFRFVIRVSRDGATTFAPPVLVSPIVPVPTVLPVPGYAFRVLTFANVSTDRSVGQFRGRVYAVWQDFRQGYSDILMSFSDSNGTNWSSPVSITGAPAGSQNFFPAIDVDPLLGVVNIIYYSNQVNGFLLDVFVARSINGGQTFTNTRITNTSFNPNGVSPTPVPLIGDYIDIMSVPPGGYIGIWADTNTGSLNITAGYSNIVIT, encoded by the coding sequence TTGACGAACTTTAACTTTGCGGTCACCTCGGGGGTATTTGCAAAATTCGAGCCGGCGATTGCCGTCAATCTGCTGCTTCCCCAGGTAATGGTTGCCGTTGCGGTTGATACGACATCAGGAACTCCCCAGACCGGAGTATACCGTTCACTTGACGGCGGGGCTAACTGGACAGCATCCACTCTGCCGCTGCCCCCGGGGTTCACCGGAGCTGAAGCGCCTTATGTCGCTTACGGTTTCCCCAATACCTTTGTAGTAACAGCCCACGTATTCCCGGGTGCCTCGGACGGTACATCAGTCATCTATACCTCGACCGATAATGGAGTGACCTTCAGCCCCCCTGTCATTGTCAACAGGGGATTTGGAACCTACATTAATAATGATGAGACAAATGTTATCATTGATGTCGGCCAGTCCAGCCCTTATCTGGGCAATATCTATGTCACTTATAATCATCAGTTTAATGTGGCTAACGGAGGGAACTCTACCGCATTCCTCAGCCGCTCCCAGGATGGGGGAACGACCTGGAACCAGCCGATACTATTGTCCAGTGATGCGGATCAGGTGGAACGCCCCGATGTAGCTGTAGATCTTGTCGGCAATGTCTATGCCGCCTGGATTACGGTAAACCCGACTTTCCGGTTTGTCATCAGAGTCTCACGGGATGGAGCGACAACCTTTGCCCCTCCGGTTCTGGTCTCTCCTATTGTTCCGGTGCCGACCGTGCTGCCCGTTCCAGGCTACGCTTTCCGGGTGCTGACTTTCGCCAACGTATCGACAGACCGTTCTGTCGGCCAATTCAGAGGACGTGTCTATGCCGTCTGGCAGGATTTCCGGCAGGGATATTCCGACATCCTGATGTCCTTCTCCGACTCTAATGGAACGAACTGGTCCAGTCCGGTCAGCATCACTGGCGCACCTGCAGGCTCACAGAACTTCTTTCCGGCGATTGATGTTGATCCTCTGCTCGGTGTAGTGAATATTATTTACTACAGTAATCAGGTCAACGGCTTCCTGCTTGATGTATTCGTAGCCCGCTCGATCAACGGCGGCCAGACCTTCACCAATACCAGAATCACCAACACCTCCTTTAATCCGAATGGTGTAAGTCCGACCCCTGTACCGCTCATCGGCGATTACATCGACATTATGTCAGTCCCGCCCGGCGGATATATTGGAATCTGGGCCGATACCAATACAGGATCACTGAACATTACAGCCGGCTATTCGAACATTGTGATCACATGA
- a CDS encoding glycosyltransferase family 2 protein: MADVGVVMPVYIQNPEFLRLALESVLKQTFSRFRLVIVIDGAPEMEPLVNRIYAGDPRVLIISYPVNAGVAHALNTGFDVLLGDPEIRYLTWVSSDNVYDPAFLEVLRTALVKGPPELGLVYSSFRSIDNEGIQLDDEHKLAALRQYQGQPKAKLLDSSIIGVSFMYKAEPARLAGGYRMQPVEDYDYWLRLEEHCDIRFLPVELMDYRVRSSHSVSAQLTTKENHRNWRYTFHLTRLQARCRRGIPPALTILYAVQAPDPHHDYALENIYEQTFSNYIFRIIDVSPDNQASAGLAGISHPITEFAWMPGASVQHALYRTLLGVSTPYVLLFGPELFISYMDIEYLMAGLIKNTETSISNYYTPDHSRIGYRSRGVPSVKQSLTNELFKTEALVELYQLTMRQNPAGNEGLR, translated from the coding sequence TTGGCGGATGTTGGAGTTGTCATGCCGGTATATATCCAGAATCCGGAGTTCCTGCGGCTGGCGCTGGAATCCGTTTTGAAGCAGACCTTCAGCAGGTTCCGGCTGGTCATTGTCATAGACGGGGCACCGGAAATGGAGCCGCTGGTTAACCGTATTTATGCCGGCGACCCGCGGGTATTAATTATCTCTTATCCGGTTAATGCAGGAGTGGCTCACGCGCTGAATACCGGGTTTGATGTTCTGCTCGGAGATCCGGAAATCCGCTATTTGACCTGGGTTTCGAGTGACAATGTGTATGATCCCGCTTTTCTGGAGGTGCTGCGGACAGCACTTGTTAAGGGCCCGCCTGAGCTCGGGCTTGTCTACAGCTCGTTCCGGAGCATTGATAATGAGGGAATCCAGCTGGACGATGAGCATAAGCTGGCAGCACTGCGGCAGTATCAGGGACAGCCCAAGGCTAAGCTGCTCGATTCTTCAATCATCGGTGTTTCATTCATGTATAAGGCAGAGCCGGCACGACTAGCAGGCGGCTATCGAATGCAGCCCGTGGAGGATTACGATTACTGGCTGCGGCTGGAGGAGCACTGCGACATCCGGTTCCTGCCGGTGGAGCTGATGGATTACCGGGTTCGGTCCTCGCACAGCGTATCTGCCCAGTTAACCACCAAAGAGAATCACCGCAATTGGAGATATACCTTTCACCTTACCCGGCTGCAGGCCCGCTGCCGCCGCGGGATTCCTCCTGCCCTTACCATACTGTACGCCGTACAGGCGCCTGATCCGCATCATGATTATGCACTCGAGAATATATATGAGCAGACGTTCAGTAATTATATTTTCCGGATTATCGATGTGTCCCCGGATAATCAGGCCTCGGCAGGATTAGCTGGTATAAGCCATCCTATAACCGAATTTGCCTGGATGCCGGGCGCCTCGGTTCAGCATGCCTTATACCGGACGCTGCTGGGGGTTAGTACGCCCTATGTACTGCTGTTCGGCCCGGAGCTGTTTATATCTTATATGGATATTGAGTACCTGATGGCAGGTCTAATTAAAAATACGGAAACCTCCATCTCCAACTACTATACGCCGGATCATTCCAGAATCGGTTACCGCAGCAGGGGGGTCCCATCAGTGAAGCAGTCGCTGACCAATGAGCTGTTCAAGACGGAAGCGCTGGTGGAGCTGTATCAGCTGACTATGCGGCAGAATCCTGCGGGAAATGAGGGATTGCGATGA
- a CDS encoding glycosyltransferase family 4 protein, producing the protein MKILFTFYNPSGGMETLNRVRCEALAARGIECHLLYTHPGEGQKNIRNIPVHIIRSDEALANLLAAQAFDLIVVCTDIELAARIRRHGYTGLLVFELQGLGQIEEARAVIADFSGRIRLYTDALLYPETAHLRQLLREHLPDMPHYCFDDPVGLANFEYTAYPARKYPVLAWVGRLQANKNWREFLRIGLQLLKVQPLLYLWMFQDDTLFDPEEKAAFEQFVAETGLASRLILYSNVAHEHMADYMSIIGDSGGLLCSTSMLEGFGYAVAEAMLCRCPVLSTDSDGIRRLVIHNQTGKIYRLGQVSEAATAAASLMFDQPLRASIRRNGEQHIRRNLNPELYVTRFLQMYSTLSRR; encoded by the coding sequence ATGAAGATTTTATTCACATTCTACAATCCCAGCGGGGGAATGGAGACCTTAAACAGGGTACGCTGTGAAGCGTTGGCTGCGCGGGGGATAGAATGTCATCTGCTCTATACCCATCCGGGTGAAGGACAGAAGAACATCCGTAACATTCCCGTCCATATCATCCGCAGTGATGAAGCGCTTGCGAATCTGCTGGCAGCCCAGGCTTTTGATCTGATTGTCGTTTGCACAGATATTGAGCTGGCCGCTAGAATCCGCCGGCACGGTTATACCGGCCTGCTCGTCTTTGAATTGCAGGGTCTAGGACAGATCGAGGAAGCTAGAGCCGTTATCGCTGATTTCTCGGGGAGAATCAGGCTGTATACCGATGCCCTGCTGTATCCGGAGACAGCCCATTTGCGCCAGCTGCTGCGGGAGCATCTGCCGGATATGCCGCATTACTGCTTCGATGATCCTGTCGGACTTGCTAATTTCGAGTATACAGCTTATCCTGCAAGGAAATACCCCGTGCTGGCGTGGGTAGGACGATTGCAGGCCAATAAGAACTGGAGAGAGTTTCTGCGGATTGGCCTTCAGCTGCTGAAGGTTCAGCCGCTGCTGTATCTATGGATGTTCCAGGACGATACGCTGTTCGATCCGGAGGAAAAAGCCGCATTTGAGCAATTTGTCGCCGAGACGGGTCTGGCCTCCCGGCTAATCCTGTACTCCAATGTTGCGCATGAGCATATGGCTGATTACATGAGCATCATCGGTGACTCCGGGGGGCTGCTGTGCTCGACTTCGATGCTTGAAGGCTTCGGCTATGCGGTTGCGGAAGCCATGCTGTGCCGCTGCCCGGTGCTGTCAACCGACTCAGATGGAATCCGCAGGCTGGTTATTCATAATCAGACCGGGAAAATATACAGGCTTGGCCAGGTTTCTGAGGCCGCTACGGCTGCAGCCTCCCTAATGTTTGACCAGCCCTTGAGGGCATCGATCCGCAGAAATGGCGAGCAGCATATCCGCCGCAACCTGAACCCGGAGCTGTATGTCACCCGGTTTTTGCAGATGTATTCCACGCTGTCCAGGAGATAG
- the cls gene encoding cardiolipin synthase, giving the protein MDWSSIFTLIVSIITLLNILLAGVVVFIERRDIGSTWAWLMVLFFIPVGGFIFYVFFGRQLKKRNFYELTAEERIYLQSAIDEQVMTVDYQGGLTAKYADLLKMNLRSSNALITSDNEIEIFDDGEAKFNAMFEDIRNATKEINVQYYIIQPDNLGRRLRDELTAKAKAGVKVRLLYDEIGSRQTSRAFFKDLIEHGGKVEVFFPSLFRLINLRINNRNHRKLCIIDGEIAYIGGFNVGDEYLGLDKKMGYWRDTHFRMKGSAVNQILGRFLLDWNKAAPRGEEESEQLPLPMEKHTGSSVVQIISSGPNSQTEHLKNMYLKLIASAKKSVYIQTPYFIPDASFMDACKIALLSGVDVRIMIPNKPDHMFVYPATLSHAGELLPYGVKILQYEKGFMHAKTIVVDQEIASVGTTNIDTRSFRLNFEVNALVCDEGIAGELHELFLNDSMSCTELTLDRYEARPKLLKFKEAVARLLSPIL; this is encoded by the coding sequence ATGGACTGGAGCAGCATTTTCACACTAATCGTTTCTATTATTACACTACTTAATATCCTGTTGGCCGGAGTGGTCGTTTTTATCGAGCGCAGGGATATCGGGTCCACCTGGGCCTGGCTCATGGTCCTGTTTTTTATCCCGGTAGGCGGCTTTATCTTCTATGTGTTTTTCGGAAGACAGCTTAAGAAGCGGAACTTTTATGAGCTCACCGCGGAAGAACGGATCTACCTGCAGTCCGCCATTGATGAGCAGGTGATGACCGTTGATTATCAGGGAGGGCTGACCGCCAAGTATGCGGATCTGCTCAAAATGAACCTGCGCTCCTCCAACGCGCTGATTACGTCCGACAATGAAATTGAAATCTTCGATGACGGCGAAGCTAAATTCAATGCGATGTTCGAGGATATCCGTAATGCGACGAAGGAAATCAACGTACAGTACTATATTATTCAGCCGGACAACCTGGGCCGCAGGCTGCGGGACGAGCTGACCGCCAAAGCAAAAGCAGGGGTTAAGGTAAGGCTGCTCTATGATGAGATCGGCTCACGGCAGACCTCACGCGCCTTTTTCAAGGACCTGATTGAGCATGGCGGCAAGGTCGAGGTATTCTTCCCGTCCCTGTTCCGGCTGATCAATCTGCGGATTAACAACCGCAATCACCGCAAGCTGTGTATTATTGACGGAGAAATCGCCTATATCGGCGGCTTTAATGTCGGTGATGAATACCTTGGTCTGGACAAAAAAATGGGCTACTGGCGCGATACGCATTTCCGGATGAAGGGCAGCGCGGTGAATCAGATTCTTGGCAGGTTCCTGCTGGACTGGAACAAGGCCGCCCCCAGGGGCGAAGAGGAGTCCGAGCAGCTCCCTCTCCCGATGGAGAAGCACACTGGCAGCAGTGTGGTGCAGATCATCTCCAGCGGGCCCAATTCCCAGACAGAGCACCTGAAGAATATGTATCTGAAGCTGATCGCATCGGCCAAGAAAAGTGTCTATATTCAGACGCCGTACTTTATACCCGACGCCAGCTTCATGGATGCCTGCAAAATAGCGCTGCTCTCCGGGGTGGATGTGCGGATTATGATCCCGAACAAGCCTGACCACATGTTCGTCTATCCGGCTACACTGTCGCATGCCGGCGAGCTCCTGCCCTATGGAGTCAAAATCCTCCAGTATGAGAAGGGCTTCATGCATGCCAAAACCATTGTCGTTGACCAGGAAATCGCCTCAGTCGGCACTACGAATATCGATACCCGCAGCTTCCGCCTGAATTTTGAGGTGAATGCGCTTGTATGCGATGAAGGCATTGCCGGCGAGCTACACGAGCTGTTTCTTAACGACAGCATGTCCTGCACCGAGCTGACGCTGGACCGGTATGAAGCCCGGCCGAAGCTGCTGAAATTCAAAGAGGCGGTTGCCAGGCTGCTGTCTCCAATTTTATAA